In one window of Methanoregula sp. DNA:
- a CDS encoding NADH-quinone oxidoreductase subunit K: MILTAPPFLIIVAGALFATGLAGLIARNHLIKMVIGLEFLGKAVSLLFILSGYLSNDVGVSQAVVFTLIAIEAVIAGVALALVILVKRVSKTFDCAALARILKGCEP; encoded by the coding sequence ATGATTCTCACGGCCCCCCCATTTCTGATAATCGTTGCAGGGGCACTGTTCGCCACAGGGCTTGCAGGCCTGATAGCCCGCAACCACCTGATTAAAATGGTGATAGGGCTCGAATTTCTTGGAAAAGCGGTCAGCCTGCTCTTTATTCTCTCAGGGTATCTCTCGAACGATGTGGGGGTTTCGCAGGCTGTGGTGTTCACCCTTATTGCCATCGAGGCGGTCATCGCCGGGGTTGCGCTAGCCCTTGTCATACTGGTAAAAAGAGTCTCAAAGACTTTCGACTGTGCTGCGCTTGCCCGGATACTGAAGGGATGTGAACCGTGA